The Ptychodera flava strain L36383 chromosome 14, AS_Pfla_20210202, whole genome shotgun sequence genome segment ATTGGCCAAGGCGTTGTTCTAATCAATGTGTATCAGCCATTTTACAACATTACCACAGTAGGGCTGGATGTAGTCTTTACAtctaatcagctacatgctctcagttacacaacataCTACGACAGTAGGTTATCTACTTCATTACATTGTGATTCCACGTGTCTTCATTTTCaacagctatgatgatgaggaggaggaggaagaggaagaagatgaggaggaggaggaggaggaagaggaggaggaggaagatgAAGAAGATGAGGATGAGGAATCTGAAGATGACTTTGATCATTCCAGGGAGTCAGATCATGATGATTTAGATATACTTGATGAAGGAGTAAGTTTGGTACCATGAAGTTTATTCACAGTTTGTCAAATTGTAGATTTCTTCGAAAGGGCACGTCATTTACAATTATTTCCATAGTGTATACCAGTTGTTTCAAATTGCCTCTTTCATATGTATACCATATATATGTACTACAAAAGTTACATAAGTAACAAGTAGATTTATTGAAGATGTTGCCCTAGGTATTATTTTTATCCATGTCTGTCTGATATCTGAGGAAGAATATGCagaattttgttgattttgggATCTCTTCTACAgaagaaacaatttgaagctGTTTGTGACTTTAAACGTGAACAAAAAGAAGACTTGGGTTTTAAAGTTGGAGATACACTGACCGTATTGAGTACAAGGTAAGAGAGCTGCTGAAATGTATTCTGTTGTGTGCTAGTATGGTGTACATAGCATGTAGCatgtattttccttttttcaagATACATGTCTGGAGAAAACTGAAGTGAACAATATCAATGGACATAAATCCCTGTATTGTTTCTGTCTCTTTGAGTTAAAAATGATAGCAAAAATGACAAAGAGTGAGAAACTCTTTTCAGAGTGCACATATCAATGCCAACATTAACCTTTGAGCGCTGTACtgtttcccaccaaaattttgctgcctcattttgccaatttttatgaaattttttgataatttttgaccaaatggacatcatatttcattggctacagttttttaccaaaactttggcaaaaatctgagaaaaattgactagggTATAGTCTGTAAGAgggtgaaaaatttactttggcacTCGAAGCGTTAAATAAAGATAGCTGCTGAACATAAAATGCTTGTAACAACTTTGCCGATTTGATTGATTCAACAACAAGTACTACAAGTAAAAACCATATTCTGTATCACAAAGTAAAGTCCAGAGTTAGCTATAGTGGTTTGTGATATCTTGATGTTCCAAAGGAGCAAGAAAAATACTTCTTGCTTTGAAGTAAATACAGTAAAGCATGGACATTAGCTAATCATACAAGGATCTTTTTCTTTCAACTCTCAGGGAAGATGGCTGGTGGCTGGCAGAGGATGAAGAAGGAAATAAGGGTCTCGTACCGAGTACATATTTGAAGGTTAGTTGGTTTTGTCTGTCAAACATGTCTCTGTTTAAGACCCCTCCCCCAATCTCTCCATTTctatgtctgtctctgtctttctcaCTCTTTCTGCTTTTTCCGCCCCATGCCTTTCATAACCTCATCATcgttccaatttttttttttaatttcatactGTTCATAGTTGAAGAAGGATTATTCTGATCATAGGGATTTGCAGTCTCCAGAACGTGAGTATAACAGCAACAATCATGGTGCCACCATTTAGAATTCAATACACAGTTAATAAGTTTTATACTCTTTTTTCCTCTGTCATGAACATACTTTAGCTGTTACATGTTGAAGCAATGAAACCCATCAGAATTGTCTTGTATAGTGCTATGTTACATTACTAGTACATGAAGCTGACAAAGCAGTGCTCTAGATCTTATAATAATTCAATATTTATTGATCACATTTTCTTTCATCCAAACTCAAGGTACACATTTTTTCAGGTTCCTCTGATTCCAGACTAGCAAAGTATATTCTTAATAAAGTCACACTGAGCCATCTGTTAAAACATAAAATCGCTAGTGTACATCCATACTTTACATCACACAACTTGGTATTTACGTTAAGGTATTGCTTCATAAgctaaaaaattaaacaaattgcCAGCATGTCTTTTTATATTTGTGGGATATCAGCACTGGGATGGTATAGATCTTGCTTCACTTGCGATTGCATGTATGATGCCAGATAAATGTATGGAGTTTGTATCATATCGGCTTGAAAGCATAGCATGATAGAACAATCAAGGGATAACATTCCATTAGAAGGACCTCTCCCTGCTGCAAAGTTCAAAATAtgtattcaaatatatcttaaatgtgcatttttgtcaataattgtaaCCAACCCCCATACATACACATCACATTACAGGAACATTGAGTTTTTCTGCCTGCACATCACACCATatcatgtttaattttttttttcgcgtAGAGCCTCAATCACCAGAGCCAACAACACCAAAAAGGTCAGAAATGTTTGAGAAAGGAAATCTTTCTCCCGACCAACATTTGAAAAACCGTTTTGAATCCGGAATCATCCATTCAGCTTTTGGGGGATCATGGTAAACAATTGCATGGGGCATCTagcatcaatatatatatatattattgagTCACAAAGTCGTAGCATGTGCATTTTGCATGTACTGTGAGATATGCATGTTCTCAAATCGCATTATGGGTCATAACATTTGATAATTATGtatgaaaatatatcagtaaAAGCTGTCATATCCCACCCTCAAAATTTATCAATTGCATACTTCCCACCCCCCTCAGCTGAATGGATGATTCCAGCAATATCAGAAAATAACAGCAACAccctttctttttttcattttcttcagtttCATCATCGAGCAAATCATATTTCTGACCGCACTGTTCAGTTTTGACTTCTCTCATCCCAGTTTAATCCCACAACAGCACTTTCATTACTAACCAATTTACGTTATAtcctttctctttttttctttctcttatcAACGTGTTCATTTCGTCCTACTCTCTTCCTCAAACCCTTTCTACTGGATCTGCAATCTTACATTATTATTTTGACGATGGTTGGCACGACTCGAGTAAGACCTTCTATCCTTCTAAGCATGGTTGTATCATATCACTCTGTCCTCTAATCAGTCAATGGCCATATAATTTATTGTTCGATAAAATAGACATTTCAGTAAATTCTATGTACTTTTATCGtatatacatttttattttcatatgttCTTTTCACAATGAGTTGGTATCCttacatatttatttcataAGTTTATgtcatatattaaaatatttattacaAGCATGCTTTTGTCACCagttcataaatattttgttaaacagCTAGACATTCAAGAGCCGTATTTCTCCATACTCAGTTTTCAGTACATTGTTGACTTATTTTAGCATTTCTCATTTGTTCTTATATTTTCCTTTTAAATATGTTTGGATTTTAAAAAAGGGGAAGGATTATGATTTTGTGGAGAAGTAGGTAACAACTTCGTGAGTTTTGATGCATCTACATATCTACTTTGTCTTTCAGTGGTAAAATGTTGTGGAAAGGTCTCAAAGCTGCAGTTGCAGAGGTAAACCTTGGAACCTTGGATTTTTATCACGATACATCCAAATTGGGCTAATATGCAGCGTCTCAGAAGCTGTTATCCTATTGGCTGAATCTGACCATTATAATTGAATAacacaaatagactccctaagctGCTGTGAATAgggacaatcaaccaatcagatataaccttccgagcatgctgcacatcagcagtccAAATTCAAAAATCTCACACCTCAAGACGCAAAGCAGACAAATCTTTAGGCAAATTTAATGTGTCGGAACTAGTGTGAAAACTCCGTTGTGTCTATAAAAATGAATCATTTATCTGATACTTACTGTTTTATCAAGCACAGGTTGTTTACACATCAATACATATGATGTTTATGGTTTATATTCACTTATTTTTTTTGGCACATATGTGAAGCAGTGTGTGTGGAAATACATTTTATACAGTTAGCATGAAATCAATCCTTTGTGAAATCTGTAAGAATAGGTTTTTGTTTCCAGCTGTAAAGTATTGCCCACTGTTGATAATGCTGTTGATAATAGCATATAGTTTCCCCACTACCCCATAATGCCATGGGGTATAATGCCCACTGTTGATATTGCCATGGCCTATATTGCCCACTTCAAAAGTACCACTTTAACGTGAAAAGATTACAGGAATTGTTATGATCATCGTtaaattttatgtgtttttacAGTACACTTGGAATGTAAATGGCTTCATTGTAAGCCCTCCctgaattacatgtaattttagaTGTAGGAATTACATTGCATGACGTATGTACTTCAGAAATTCTAACAAACCATTGTTTATCTTATGCTATTTGTTTCCTCAGACCAGCGTGACTGACGTGTTGACTGCCATGGGTGCTATACCAGCTGGGTTCAGACCGTCAACAACAGCCAAATATGTGAAAGATCGTAAGTACTGGAGTACCCTATACCCTAGTGATCAGTGTACATGAAGGCCAATGGCCTATAGTCCTGAATGAAATATCACTTCACAAGTTAGTGATCAGTGTGCCTGGAACACGGAGCATCAATATCTAGATTCTTTATCTTCCATTGAAAGAAATCATTCTTCAGGAGGACACCTCTTCCTTAGGAATCAGTGAACAGGAGGAATATTCAACAATGGATCTTCATGTCACTGTATAAATTACAAGTTGATAATAATTGGCTTATATACACCAACATGAAGTAAATTACAGCACATTGCATTTAATCTTTCTTACAGCTAAGTACAGTACTAGTTGCTATTTGTTACCAAAACTGAGTAAGTCCAAGATGTGGTTTTCTGACTTGCATTGGAGTCCAAAAGCTAATCAGGTACGTAATTTATGTAATATGTCTACTCACATTTCACGTCTTGAAATCAATTTGATAAATGATTGTGTTAAAAGAAAATTCCCAGTAGTTTGTATTGAAGAGAATGTTCAGATAACTGCAACCATGTGAAATGTTCCCCACCTAACGACACTGCAGTTCCCTGTAATACTAATAGGTATTAATCTTGCCACAGCTACGTATACAAAGTAATTATTCTCTTCAACAGCAGTACTTCGAAATTCAAGTTCCACCCAGTTGTTCAGTTGTAATACCAATCACATAAATagcaatgtttaaaatgcaaatgaagtcaagtGAACGGCATAGTCTCTTTGTCAGAAATGTCTCGCAAAGGCCTGACTTTCTAGTAACTTACCAGAACTACCCCTGTATACAGGGGTTTAGGTCTGGAAGGGTTAATTTATGGCACTACTGTGTTTTTGTAATCTTGTAGAAACATACTGTCATTTACATTCTTGCTTTCCTTTCCTGCAATGACATTGTGACCATCTCAGATATTTGAGTTTAATACTTATTACCTTGGTTTAAATTGTGTACTGACAGATACTGTCTGACGTTCCTTTTTTCCACATTCAGATCAGAGCCAAGGCAGTCAAAGTACAGAGAATGGTAACACTATGGGCAGTCAGAAACATGCCAAAGGTTGGAGTAGGTAAGTATATACTCATTTGCAGACTTTTCATAAAAGAAGAAGCTGTCGATGTCCCTAAAAATGTTTAGATTGCTTCCATTTAGGTGACAATCATAGAACTTTTATCAACTAATAGAAATCTCTGTTTTCTAAAAATTCAATAATGTcagtgtatttattttgtttccatCCGTAGGTCTAGAGGTTTTGAGCAGACATGTTaggatatgtatatttgatggtgaaaaggtaatttattttttgacatctttcaatacattgtcaaaaaatctgtgTGTGTCTTCTTATGTCTTCTCCCTCCTATGTATTGTGTCAGACACTCTGTAGAAATACTTCGTCAtcagtatttgtttatttacatgtaacataATAGAGAAGTTTGTCTTTTGAGTGTAAATTACCTCTATTTTCAGATTTTGAGTAATGTTCACACAGTCAGAGCCACAACAACAGGTCCTGATGGACGAGAATGGAAGTTTTCACCTAAGGTAAATACACGCTCTGTattctttggaaaaaaatgtcagGCAAAAGAGTCATATACTCATATGCACTCGGTTTGCATATAAAGAGAGAATAGTATCAGCCACTATGTGGTGTGTCCTGCAGAGTAATCCACTCTGTTATTGTTACCTGTTTTAACTGACAGCAGTAATACCATAGACCACAGAATGTAACATGCCAAGACTCTTTCATAATTTCTTTACCATTTTGAAAAACTCTTATCTCAACACTAATAATGTCTGAATACATTATGACTTGTTGGTTGTCAATCTTTCCACATGCTCATGTATTTAAAAACAAAGGCAAAGTTTctgattgtttttcttttttgatgtgAAGGTGACTGGAATTTTGCCCAGTTTACTTGATGGAGACTGTTTTGTGAGGTCCAATGATTCTGAAGAGAAATTAGGTGAGAATACCAATGACTTTTAACTATTTTTCGACGTCTGAACAGAATCAATGTCCATAATGTGATGTTACAGTTAGACATCCACCCAAGCATACACCATTGCTATCTGAACAAAATATTCCTGCTTATTCCAAGTGCACATGGAATTTCATGGTTTTTACATGCTCTGTTTTCTGCCGTTACTTTTCCAGGAATCTTGTTTGAACTTTGCCTCTTCTATGTCAGGACAGTAAGTaccttgtttattttcattccatCAAAGACTGCAGCAGTCTTTATCAACTTCAGTATCAATGTTTGTTGGGTATTAAAAGGGTTCTCACAAGCAATTATCAGTCACAAAGGCAACTCATTGTCAACTTGTGGTTGTTGATTTGTGTTGATATTTGCCAGGGTCCTATATTTAAAGCCACAAGTTACcataaaaagataaaaatcaccataataGAGGAAAGAAATGCATAAGTTTATccataattattaaaatatttggTCCTTTAATTGGCACTGAAATATTCATTAGAAAAACAACATATGTTGCAAAGGAATATGTACAGACCTGAATGCATTGAAATATGGGCATGACATTTCAGAATTATGCGGCTCCGagacttgaaattgaaaatctgatctgaaacttctgctcaaactttccgtaggaaactttcaaccattcccttttgaaatcagAATAAAAAGTAGGGGTTATCATCCAAatatggtactagagaaacaaattactaaatttttactgacatttgaatttcaaaatggccaccgtccatgttttaattttgtattgggaaaaatgaaatttttgattttcacaaaagccagtgaaaactcttTCTTTGCtatgggcttcaaaatgaaccccaacaaacAGTATTGTAAAACTGAGGCAGTCTGGAGATATGTCCCCAGGCTACATTCTATCCTAATTTTGTAGTATAAACCAGGCATAGTACTGAAACATTTGTTGATTTGTTACAGCTTAATCCTCAGACGACACAGTAGCTTTGTTATGTCCATGTTATGAAGTAGCCTGTCATCACACAAACTGTTGCAGTATACTTTGTGTGTCTACAGCATTCACAGCTGTGTAGTCTTACACCGTACTCTTTTATTGAACTCCTTCAGAAAACTGGAGAACGCGGAGAGTTCTGCTGTGGATGGCATCATTTACCATTGTTTGATGAAGAGACAGGTGCACCTATCTTCAGCAAGTAAGTCACCATCAAGACAGCTGACTGCTACTGTCTATGCTGGCATGCGCATCTTATATCAGTCTAAAAGTGAAACCAAACTCTGTATTCTGTGTAACTCCCATGTCCACTTTCtgatttcttttacattttattgattgTATCAATGATCTACTGGTCATCACACTTGCAGGACTTACGAGTTGATTGTAAAAGGAGGTACACCGTATGAACAAGATGTAGAGGTGGATCCGTCAATCAGCAGAAAAGGTAGGAATTCTCTCTTACCCATTTACATATGTAAGTTAATTGTTGCACATCGTCATGGAGTGACTACTGGTAACATGGGTGACTAGTGTGTGGGATAAATTAAAACCGGTGGTCAGCAGTCAAGGATACACCGTGTTTCTGTGCCTGGATCAGTTGTTAATTTGGAACAGTATTGATCAAGAAGAGTGATAATTTGCAGAATGTGATACAGAGTGAGTGAAGTTCAAGGACCAGCTAACCTAGGTTGAAGCACCAGGTTGAAGAACCATGGGGGCTACCCTTGATATTTGTCCCTAGACCTCTAAATGTTAACTGGATTTGCTCAGTCTGTCCAACTGCACATGTTATGTATACAGACCTGGCCCTGTTGCATGAATGCTAAATCAGCagttttcattcatattttcacagcctCTACAAGTAAACTACGGTCTATGATGTCAGCCAACAAACAGCCAAGACTCATTGTGAAAATCATAGCTCCAAACAAAGATCAGAAGACATATTTAGAGTAAGTTGTGTTATATCACTTCACCATCAAGCATGCTTCATGTTGGCTACTTGAAATGCTTGGTTAAAACCTAGCTGCCAATACTGAGTCTTCACGGACATGTGCACTAAAAATATTAAGTTCATAATATGGAGAGTTGaacaacttttcaaagtcattttGAACTTCCAGCAAACAATACATTTGTCTATTGCAAGAATAATGTTTGGGTCTAATCAGTTCATTGATTTATCATTCTATTCTGtgaaaattcattgttttttttgtaCAGAAATACAATGAACAAACAGTGCTAGTGAATTACCtttgtgtatgtctgtgtgtgtgtgtgtgtgtgtgtgtgtgtgtgtgtgtgtgtgtgttgcgATCTTAAGATGACATTCATAAGGAATATAAGTGAGTCTCCTGTAGTTACTGGTAGGGCAGTAGTTGACTAGTGGTAACGGATTCCATACCATATCCTGCACTATAACTGTTTCAGAAATAATCACAATTGTTGTCATTCCTTGGTCTGAAATCAGAGAAAATACTGAAGCATTATAGTAGTGAGTGTAACACATGCTACACCACAGTGGGCCTGGCATAGACTAAGGCCTTGTTGATCATGATTAAAGCAGCACTGGGTGACTACCAACAATCTAAGACATacttttgtttcataatttgTTAACATATTTTCACTTGTGTGAAATTTAAATGTCAGTGATTCAAAAttagaatgaaaataaaagatcttGAAACTCTTCAATCAGATCCTGATCAGCTGTATTCCTTAAAGACAGTGTAGTTTTATACTGCCAACTAGATGTGCAATGAAAGACAATGAAAGATAACTGAGTTTGTTGGCTTTTGTCCTTTCTTTTCCAGCCATCTGCCAAACACTTTGGTCAGCAGTGCTGGCTATTTACCGTTCTTGTCATTTTACCGTAAAGTACTTGCCGACTGCGTCCTTAGAGATCGAATCAACATGGACACTACAGGTAAGTGATAGTGATTCACAGAGAATTGCTACGTCACAGAAATACCTTTTTGCTGTTCACACTGTATGTTTTAAACCTTGACCTGACAGTATGGTATTTTGGGATGAATATTTACAAACTACCCCAACTGCCTGCAGAAGGATAACTTGGTGgtttatttttctgttgtaGATCTGATCCACCATCCTGTCCTCTCATCATTCCCAGAAGCCATCAAATATCCAGACATCATGGATGCACTCAGAGTAAGTTGTTGAGCAATTAAAGAATTCAAATCCAGGTTACATAACAGAAcccattgaaaaattcaaaaaaaatgttGTGCTCACTTTTTGCATGCATGTCACCATAAATTAGGATGCCGCTGttgaatttgattttaaaaagtgACAGTTTGAAGATAGGTGAAATGTAGGCAAGGTGATCTCAATGTCGTAATCATACTGATCTTATAGACCTTGCATTTAGTTCggtgcaatttttatttaaccctttgagcgccaacatCAATTTTCCTtctctttacaaaatataccctagtcaatttttctcagatttctgccaaagttttgataaaaaactgtagccaataaaatgtgatgtccaattggtccaaaattatcaaaaaaaaatcagaaaaattcagaaaaatttgcaaaatgtggctgtaaaattttggtgggaaaaattacatcactcaaagggttaataatcaGATCACAAGTTGCAACacgtgtatgtatctatatgcaTTGTAAATCCTGTTGctgagatttttttttttcagttcaatACATATcgtagaaaaaaataaaatgcatcaTTAAAGTTAGTTTATTCAAGTTTTTCCATTTCATCTTACAGAGTACATGGgcagataaaatgaaaaatgtgaaaaaagctGACAAGGTAATGCACAATCTCTTATAATCTTTCTCACATGTTCCTCTACATCAGAAAAATACATTTCtaataaaatcatatatttCCTCTTTTATTGTCATCTAAATGTGATTGTCTGGCTTTTATGAGCATgcatattatttttcattatttgtgaTTAGAAAGGAGCTGACTGGTAAACTTCAGATAGAGGTTTTACATATAAGGCAGTCTGTGGATTTGAATGAAATTAACTGTAAAAAGTCAAAAGAAAGTATGTGTTGCTCTGGTTCTACTTTTCACACTCATGCTTTGTAAATCATCTGCCCCATGATTGCCTTTCTACCAAGTTGCCTAGTGGCTATACCAATACACCATGGGTATACCTGTAAACACAATGCTAAAGATTGCCAAACTACACAGATGGGCATAGATTTCACATACTCTTTGTGTTGGTATTACAGCGTGATGGCGAACACATGAAGGAgtttttctgtcaaatgttcatggagACCTGCTATCCTCTCCTGCACTCACCAACATTACCACCGCCAAAGTGGGCTGATGCAGGCACAGAAAATGTAAGAGAACACCgcaattttcttgaaacttagGTCAGAGGATGGGAAAAGAGATTCAATATCCCCATAGCTAGCAATGAAATTAGTGTGTGATCCTTGGCTGCTGTTAGGAGACTCAACAGACAAAATTACCAAAGACCTGTCTTTTATTTTTGGTGCAAGAATGAATACACAATATGCATGTACATGCTTGTATGCATGTGAATCTGACGTGTGTGTGTAAGAGCGTATGCATCAGTGCTGTaggtttattagtccccacggacaccgtccggggggacttataggtttggtcatgtccgtgcgtgcgtgcgtgcgtgcgtgcgtgcgtgcgtgtgtgtgtgcgtgcgtccgtccgttcacacagatatctcagagatgcaagaagcgatttcattcaaacttggtacaaggattacttcatatgtcatacagatgcgcgtcgatttgttttgggatacgatccaatatggccgccaggcggccattttattacaattttttcatgtacagagccataactcagacatgtttcaaccaattttattcagagttggtacaaggacattgaccaatgtcatagatatgcacgtcaattttctttgtgatacgatccaatatggccgccaggcggccattttattacgattttttcatgtacagagccaaaactcagacatgtttcaactgattttattcaaagttggtacaaagacattgaccaatgtcatagatatgcacgtcaattttttttgtgatactatccaatatggccgccaggcggccattttattatgattttttcatgtacagagccacaactcagacatgtttcaaccgattttattcaacattgctacaaggacattgaccaatttcatagatatgcacgtcgatttgttttgtgatacaatccaatatggccgccaggcggccattttattacaattttttcatatacagaggcataactcaggcatatctcaaccgattttattcaaagttggtacaaggacattgaccaatgtcatagatatgcacgtcaatttgttttgtgatacgatccaatatggctgctgtgtggtcattttgttacgattttttcatatacagaggcataactcaggcatatctcaactgattttattcaaagttggtacaaggacattgacctatgtcatacatatgtacgtcgattttttatgtgatacgatccaatatggttgctaggcagccattttattacgatgttttcatgtacagagccataactcagacatatttccaccagtatcattcaaagttgacattgacctattcatacatatgctcgtcaatttgtttcacgtcatgtagcagtaacatgtcaattattgaagtttcgtaagtaggctgatatgtcaagaaatatgtactgcatcaaattcatgaaactttatacagatgttaaccgatgttaagctcacattgctttaacattgaaaaagacatttatcagtgtcattttaattaatttgtaattgcataagtaatgaactttcctaattagggtgatatagccaaattaatacaacgtcaaatgtgatgaaacttgatacagatgttgatctcatagtgttgtaaatactgcatcaaactttatgaaatatggtaccagtgataatctgttaagtgttagaattgtatgcaaaaatgttttgcaacatcctgttgattaattcctagttgactcatcttatgaactttaggatggtggcctacattggttttatgttttcatcaccatggaactcattcttggccattgagcgccatctgtatcaaagtatttttatcacagacctaattaacccttttcctgccgagcgcccttgtccgttattctcccaagtcagtagaaaaccgccccataatatgtgcctgcaaaagattggctctcctgcatgttatcctgccaggcattttggcagaaatcgcccattttcagggtagttttagccgtacttatacgtgttagacttcgataatttctacatgcccgtagacaagggaaggagctcaagggttgctgcagaaaaaaattgaggtcaccggctttgtttgcccctgggagtgcgtcattttattgccgtttcatgtttattttttcggaaataaactccttcagtattacgtacgtccgctaggcacaaacatca includes the following:
- the LOC139149653 gene encoding nephrocystin-1-like isoform X2, whose translation is MAKDKGPLHTAQREGDALKKEVDTFLSHYQTVVEDSSHDQKELSNLHKQSQELTKKVKSQSKTVSKLQKGNEPQSVKDFDGKKEQELSRLKKIQDQLSKVNDKLKPDQVEEDYLRKAKSGKHVEEKKEEEEEEEESEEEDEEEEEEESEEEESAVQAKTQSKRGGQRDDEDEEEEEEDEEEEEEEESEEEDEEETPVKTKSKKKVVEDEDEDDESYDDEEEEEEEEDEEEEEEEEEEEEDEEDEDEESEDDFDHSRESDHDDLDILDEGKKQFEAVCDFKREQKEDLGFKVGDTLTVLSTREDGWWLAEDEEGNKGLVPSTYLKLKKDYSDHRDLQSPEQPQSPEPTTPKSGKMLWKGLKAAVAETSVTDVLTAMGAIPAGFRPSTTAKYVKDPKYSTSCYLLPKLSKSKMWFSDLHWSPKANQIRAKAVKVQRMVTLWAVRNMPKVGVGLEVLSRHVRICIFDGEKILSNVHTVRATTTGPDGREWKFSPKVTGILPSLLDGDCFVRSNDSEEKLGILFELCLFYVRTKTGERGEFCCGWHHLPLFDEETGAPIFSKTYELIVKGGTPYEQDVEVDPSISRKASTSKLRSMMSANKQPRLIVKIIAPNKDQKTYLDHLPNTLVSSAGYLPFLSFYRKVLADCVLRDRINMDTTDLIHHPVLSSFPEAIKYPDIMDALRSTWADKMKNVKKADKRDGEHMKEFFCQMFMETCYPLLHSPTLPPPKWADAGTENARWEEIAGFLKRNREQGGVITQLLSPDNMHEPFNVQEVTFDLLASYHDYR
- the LOC139149653 gene encoding nephrocystin-1-like isoform X1: MAKDKGPLHTAQREGDALKKEVDTFLSHYQTVVEDSSHDQKELSNLHKQSQELTKKVKSQSKTVSKLQKGNEPQSVKDFDGKKEQELSRLKKIQDQLSKVNDKLKPDQVEEDYLRRVSQEGIDDDDDLPIEDLENEEEDEEESDEVSDLEDTNEHARSESPDPRDTTKSDEKKKKFSMFHRSKSPEKEANKKAKEEAKLEKKKEKEREKKAKEQEKKEKKERERQEKEKQQKEKEREKADKKNKSKEKSKNKDKGKKGKVEEEVRESDDENQELNETNADTESEGSEDDQEEVAEQRTDAKSKKSDKSKEEKKERSSRWSMFRRSDRKAKSGKHVEEKKEEEEEEEESEEEDEEEEEEESEEEESAVQAKTQSKRGGQRDDEDEEEEEEDEEEEEEEESEEEDEEETPVKTKSKKKVVEDEDEDDESYDDEEEEEEEEDEEEEEEEEEEEEDEEDEDEESEDDFDHSRESDHDDLDILDEGKKQFEAVCDFKREQKEDLGFKVGDTLTVLSTREDGWWLAEDEEGNKGLVPSTYLKLKKDYSDHRDLQSPEQPQSPEPTTPKSGKMLWKGLKAAVAETSVTDVLTAMGAIPAGFRPSTTAKYVKDPKYSTSCYLLPKLSKSKMWFSDLHWSPKANQIRAKAVKVQRMVTLWAVRNMPKVGVGLEVLSRHVRICIFDGEKILSNVHTVRATTTGPDGREWKFSPKVTGILPSLLDGDCFVRSNDSEEKLGILFELCLFYVRTKTGERGEFCCGWHHLPLFDEETGAPIFSKTYELIVKGGTPYEQDVEVDPSISRKASTSKLRSMMSANKQPRLIVKIIAPNKDQKTYLDHLPNTLVSSAGYLPFLSFYRKVLADCVLRDRINMDTTDLIHHPVLSSFPEAIKYPDIMDALRSTWADKMKNVKKADKRDGEHMKEFFCQMFMETCYPLLHSPTLPPPKWADAGTENARWEEIAGFLKRNREQGGVITQLLSPDNMHEPFNVQEVTFDLLASYHDYR